Below is a window of Niabella agricola DNA.
ATGAAAATGGATAAGGACAATAAGCCGCATTTTATACTGGAGCCGCATATTACCATTGCGCGGCGCCTGAAACCCTGGCAGTACGAGGCCGGTTGGCTGGAATACCGTAATAAACCGTTTAACGGGAAGTTTATGGCCAGTGCCATGACCTTGTTAAAAAGAGCTGATGAAACAACGCCTTATAAAACGGTAGAGCGCTTTGTGTTTGCCGGAAGACCTTTATTGCCGAAGCAGGCGGTGATGTTTTGAATTCGAAAATGTGAGAATTTGAAGATGTGTAAATGTGGAACCTGAATTGCACATCGGGGATGAAACGGATCTAACGTGCAACGTTGAACCTTAAACTTGAAACATTAAACCTCGAACAAAAAGCTACCATGGAAAAAAAGCTACATCAGGATCATTTTAAAGTATCCGTTTCAAAAAAGGAAGAAGCACAGCAATACCTGCAGGGCCGCGGTGCGCAGATCAATACGCCCAACCGGTTTCTTAAAAACGAAAGGGTAAAGGAGCATATAGAATCCATTGATGATTGGGAAGAAGCAAATCTGCCTACGCAGTACCTGGAACAGGAAGCGAAGACCATTGTCAATAAAGTGGAGAGTCCGGACGTGGGGATGGGTTATAGCATGAATGCCTATGCTGGTTGTGAACATGGCTGCATTTACTGCTATGCACGCAATGTGCATGAATACTGGGGATACAGTGCCGGGCTTGATTTTGAACGCAAAATCATTGTAAAAAAAAATGCGCCACAGTTGCTACGCAAGCAACTGATGCATCCCAAATGGGAACCCATTCCCATTATGCTGAGCGGGAATACCGACTGTTATCAGCCTGCGGAAAAAAAATACCGGCTTACCCGCGGCCTGCTGGAAGTATGTAATGAATTCAACCAACCGGTGGGGATCCTTACCAAAAATGCAGGCATCCTCCGGGATAAAGATGTGTTGCAGGAGATGGCAAAGAAAAACATTGTGCGGGCAATGGTTTCCATCACCTCATTTAATGAAGATCTGCGCCGGGTGATGGAACCCCGCACAACGACTGCGTTGCAACGGCTAAAAGTCATTGAGGAGCTGAGTAGTGCCGGTGTAACGATGGGGGTTATGATGGGGCCTATGATTCCGGGATTGAATGAGCACGAAATGCAGCGGATTATGAAGGCGGCATCCGAACGGGGAGCTACATTTACCGCTTATACGTTTATCCGGCTGAATGGCGCCATCAAATTCCTGTTTCACGACTGGTTGTATAAAAATTTTCCAGACCGGGCGGATAAGATCTGGCACCTTATCGAACAAAGCCATAACGGAACGGTGAACGATTCCCGCTGGGGGCTCCGGATGCGCGGTGAGGGAAGTATTGCGCAGATCGTGGCGCAGCAATATGCCAAGTATGGCAAGCTGTATCATATGAACGAAGGTGAAACCGGGATGAATCAACGGGCATTCCGCCGACCTGGTCAGCAGGGGGTGTTGTTTTGACGGAGCAGTTGAGTCCTGGGATGGTTTTGAGCTATTAGTCTTCAGCAATCGGGTTTCAACTACCGTTTTCAATGATCTGTTTTTGTCCCGTTTTCTGTATTTTGATAACATCTACAGGACGAAGCTGGTGGCTGGTTGCTGACAGCTAACCGCCGTCCGCGTCTCTAAATATGACTCAAATATTAAGGGCCGGGCATAGTTTTCCACAAATTTTAAGGCAAAGTGGAAAATATTTTTTATGCCCGACCGGGCAGATTTGATAATTTTCTGAAAATTTTCCAGTTGAAGATTTATGAGTGAAGGATCGCGGTGTGTTTCATAAACAGATAAAACCAGATTCATATGCATAATAAAACAAAACAATGGAGGAGACTGACCGGTGAAAAAATCAATACGTACATTGAAGACGAACTGCTTGGCGTAATCCAGCGCGAGCGCCAGATGGGTAGCCAGCTAAAGGTATGCATTGGTACCGATAGCCAGGTTAAGGGTGCCGACACCGAATTTGCAACAGCCATTGTATTTATCCGGAAGGGGCGTGGCGGTTTTATGTACCTGAACAATGAAACCACAAGGGAAAAAATGAGTATCCGTCAGCGGATGATGGTGGAAGTGGCCCGCAGTATTGAAGTAGCCTATGCGTTGAGCGGTGTTTTTAATACCCACCAGGTGGATATGGAAGTACATGTAGACATCAATACCGATCCGATGTATAAAAGTAACGACGCGCTCAAAGAAGCCATTGGGTATATCACCGGGATGGGGTTTGCATTTAAAGCCAAACCGGAAGCTTTTGCAAGTTCCTGTTGTGCCAATAAGGTGGTACAGTAGCGCCGTTTGTTCCAGGCTCTGATACCTTCTGGGATAGGTGCCATTCCGGAGCCCCGCGGCATGGGTGTCAATTTATTTTTGGAAAATGTGGGAATTTGAGAATTTGAAAATGGAGGTCGTTCCTGCTCCGTGAACTTCCTCTGGCCGATATTGTACAGGAAAAAGTGAATGGCAAGTAGCGAGAAGTTAAGTAAATCAAGCATAAGAACGAATCCAAACCACCACGGCGGGCACGCCTGGAACTTTAAACCTGAAACAAATAAACGCACCAAGCAGAAACGAAACCCAACCCTAACCCTTGAACTTGAAATATATCCTATGCCCACCGTCCTCTTAAACAATAACTGATGCTTTATGAGAATGAGATGGCGGGCTAAACGATCCGCCGGGTGCGCTCCTTCATCAGTGCGATTGCCTGTTCGCGGGTTTCAAACATGTTGTTAATGTTCACGAGGTTATCTGCAAGCTTGTTGTATTGTTTAGTCATCAGGTAGATAAAAATATGCAGGTAATGGATGCCATCAAATACAATGGCTTTCCGGGAAGCGAATTCATCCTTCCGTTTCAGAAACTCACCCGGCATCTCCGTGTAATGCAGGCCCGGGCGCAGGTGATGTATGATATGATACCCGTCGTTCCAGCAAACCTGGTTATAGGTGGTATTGATGCAATTAATGGAATTGGTATAAAGATCTTCCGGGTTTGTACGGTCGATAAATGAATGCTGTGTCCAATTGCCGAGCATCATTACAAAACGGGCAAATAAAAGCGGAGCAAGAAACACTACCAATGTGGCTTTCAGGTTCACAAAACACATGATGATGCAAAATATCAAATACGTAATCTCGCCAAAGCTGAGGCGCCTGGCAAGCTTTCTGCGATTCCGCTGGGTAAGATACCGAAAAGTGTCTTTTACACCGGTAAATATAAAATTGAAAAAATAGGCAAAGAAACAGCGCAGGCTGTCGCGTTGATAGTACATGGTACTGCTGTCGTCATGTTCATTATTATTTTCCACATGATGCATGCCCATATGATGACTGAAATAGCCTTCGGGTGCATGGCCAAACAGCGGGCAAAGGACCCAGGTAATATAAGTATGTGCGGCTTGCTGATAAGCCGGTTTGAAGATTTTCCGGTGGCAAAGGCAATGAAACATGAGCCCGAATCGTCCTTTAAAGTAAAATTGTGCCAGGTAAAAATAAGGGACTGCTACCGCCCACCACGCCCATCCCGTTAGCAAAGGCGTAAAAAGCAGGATGGCAGGAGGAATTACGGTTAAATGAATGACCGTTAACAGCCGGATAAAAGGAAGATCCCTTTTGTCATTCATCCATTTCAGCCAAAATCGCTCATAAGCGTTAAAAGATTCCCGGGTCCGGTATACCGGATCCGTTAATTCCGACAACATTTTCATAAAGGGAATTTTAATGATGCAAAATGCAGCAGGGCAATATAAGCATCTTTTTGGAGGGAGCAGGTTAAATTGTCTATAGAGAATGTTAAAGTATATTTGGCTTTATTCTTTGTTATCATAAGATTACATTTGTAACGATTAAAGGAGGTTTCATGAGGATCGCTCTAGCGCAACAGAATTATCATATCGGCAATTTTGAGGTAAATACCGGAAAGATCATCGCTGCCATCGGGAAGGCAAGGGAAGAACAGGCAGATCTTGTAGTATTTACAGAATTATGTGTGTGCGGATATCCGCCACAGGATTTTCTTGAGTTTGATGACTTTATTAGGGCCTGCGAAACAGCGATACAGCAGATTGCTGCATCTACATCGGGTATTGGGGTATTGATTGGGGCACCCTGTCGTAATGAAAAAACAGAAGGGAAGGATCTTTTTAACGCGGCGTACCTGTTGGAAGACGGGGCTGTTAAAGGTGTCGTACACAAAACCCTGCTGCCGAATTATGATATTTTTGACGAATACCGGTATTTTGAACCGGCAGACCAATGGAAGGTGCTGGAATTCCGTGGTAAAAAACTGGCGGTTACTATTTGTGAAGATATCTGGAACATGGGCGAAAACCCATTATATGGTATAACGCCCATGGATGAGCTGATAAAGGAAGAACCGGATCTTATGATCAATCTTTCGGCCTCTCCCTATAATTATGCCCAGGATGTGGTGCGCAACAGCATTGTAAAAGCACATACACTAAAGTATGGGCTGCCCATGATTTATTGCAACACCGTGGGATCGCAAACGGAAGTGGTATTTGACGGCGGCAGCCTGGTATACGACAATAAGGGCAATAAAGTAAAGGAATGCAGGTATTTTGAGGAAGATTTTTATGTGCTGGAACTGGAAGCGCTTTTAGCGGGGGCATCGCCGGCAGTGTCGGAAACGCCGACATTTTTCTCTGCATCTGAAGTGGGGCTGGGTAAAAATACCCTGGAATATTTATCGGATGAAAAAAATATTGAAGAGATCTATCAGGCATTGGTATTGGGCATTAAAGACTATTTTACAAAAATGGGTTTTACCAGGGCGATCCTTGGTGCATCCGGGGGGATCGATAGCGCCCTTGTGCAAGCATTGGCGGTAGATGCGCTTGGAAAAGAAAATGTATGGGCGATACTCATGCCCTCACAGTATTCTACCGGGCATTCCGTATCGGATGCGGAGCAATTGAGCCGGAACCTGGGCAACTCATATAATATGGTGCCCATTAAGAATATTTATGACGCTTTTCTTGGCGAGCTGGAACCTATTTTTAAAGATCTCCCGTTTGATGTGGCGGAGGAAAATATCCAGAGCCGCAGCCGTGGAAATCTGCTAATGGCTTTGTCGAATAAGTTTGGTCATATTTTATTGAATACATCGAATAAAAGTGAACTGGCAACCGGATATGGTACCCTGTATGGGGATATGGCGGGCGGTATCGGGGTCTTAGGCGATGTATATAAAACACAGGTATATGCGCTGGCCCGGTACATTAACCGGAATGGGGCGATCATTCCTGAACATATCATCACCAAACCACCTTCCGCGGAGCTGCGCCCGGGACAAAAGGATAGCGACAGCTTGCCGGATTATGCGGACCTGGACACCATCCTGGTCGAATACATTGAAGGGCGGAAAGGCCCGCGGGAGATAGCGGCAATGGGATACGACAGGGCATTGGTTGACCGGATCCTGAAGATGGTGAACCGGAACGAATACAAGCGGAAACAATTCTGCCCCATCATCCGGGTAAGCTATAAAGCCTTCGGGCCGGGTAGAAGAATGCCGGTGGTGGGGAAATACCTTTCATAGGCTGGCAGGTTATTTGCAGGAAGGGAGGGAAGTGAAGGTGAATCGTCAATAGTAAATTGAGGAGCGGGAGGAAGACTATTGATAGAGGGGGTTGTATGCTGGGCTGAATGCTGATAACTTAAATCTCGAATCTCAAATCTCAAAAATATTATGGCAAAAACAGGAGAAGAAATAAGGCAGCTAAATGAGCGGATCGTTGGGGCTGGTTATTTTGTAGACGCCTTGCGCAAAGAGATCGGTCAGGTTATTGTGGGGCAGCATCATATGCTGGATCGCTTATTGATCGGGCTGCTAAGCAACGGGCATGTGTTGCTGGAAGGGGTTCCCGGGCTGGCAAAGACGCTTACGATCAAATCCCTCGCCACTGCCATACAGGCCGGCTTTAACCGCATTCAATTTACGCCGGATTTGCTGCCGGCTGATGTAATCGGAACACTGATCTACAACCAGCAGCAAAATGAATTTGTAGTGCGCAAAGGGCCGATTTTTGCAAACTTTATCCTTGCAGATGAAATCAACCGGGCACCCGCCAAAGTACAATCAGCCTTATTGGAGGCGATGCAGGAACGGCAGGTTACGATCGGAGATCATACATACAAACTGGACGATCCCTTCCTGGTACTGGCTACTCAGAATCCGTTGGAGCAGGAGGGTACCTACCCGCTGCCCGAGGCCCAGGTAGACCGCTTTATTATGAAGGTGATTGTTCGCTACCCCGAAATGCAGGAAGAACAGCTCATTTTAAGGTATAATGTTCAGGGCGAGCAGCCGCCGCCGATCCGGCCGGTTGTGAATATTCAGGAAATATTGGATGCCAAGAACCTGGTGCGTGAAATATACCTCGATGAAAAAGTGGAACGGTATATCCTGGATATTGTGTTTGCTACCCGTTATCCGGGACGCTACCAGCTGGAAAAATTAACGCCCCTGATCTCATATGGTGCATCGCCGCGCGGAAGTATTAATCTGGCGCTTGCAGGAAAGGCACAGGCATTTTTAAATAAACGCGGGTTTGTGATCCCCGAGGATATCCGAAGTGTGGTGTATGATGTGTTGCGGCACCGGATCGGGCTTACCTATGAGGCAGAAGCCGAGAATATAGCTGCAGAAAATATTATTGACGAAGTACTGAAAGCGGTGAATGTGCCGTAGGAGGGAATAGTGAGAAGTTAAGTTATAGTTAATGGATGTCTGGAGGCTAAAGACTGAACGCTGAACGCTCAGTGCTGATAGCTCAAATCTCATATCTCAAAAAAAAATCATTGCGGACACGTGAAGAAATATTAAAAAAAGTACGGGAGCTGGAGATTAAAAGCAAAAAGCTGGCAACAGAATTGTTCTCGGGGGAGTATCATAGTGCTTTCAAGGGTAAGGGCATGTCATTTAAAGAAGTACGGGAATATACACCGGGCGACGATGTGCGTTTTATCGACTGGAATGTATCGGCTCGGATCGGGCATCCCTACAGCAAAATCTTCGAAGAAGAACGGGAACTGACGGTGATGTTGCTGATCGATATCAGCCCAAGCGGTTTGTTTGGTACTTCCTATGGCCGTAAAAGGGACGTAGCTGCGGAGATCGCGGCTGTGCTTTCTTTCTCGGCCGTAGCCAATGCTGATAAAGTGGGGGCGGTTTTTTACAGTGATAAAATTGAGATGTATATTCCACCCAAAAAGGGAAGACAGCATGCATTGTTTATCGTACGGGAAATGCTGGGACTGGAGCCCTCCGGCAAAGGAACCAGTACCGCAACGGCGATCCGCTTTCTGACCAATGCAATGAAACAGGGTTGTATCGCATTTGTGCTGAGCGATTTTATAGATGCCAATTATGAAGATGCCCTGCGCGTAGCCGGAAAAAAGCATGACCTCATCGGGATCAAATTGTACGACCGGATGGATAAGGAGCTGCCGGATGCGGGGTTGATCCAACTGATGGATGCAGAAACCGGAGCCCTTCAGTGGGTTGACTCCGGAAACGCCTATGTGCGCCGCAAATATGAAGAGGAGTTTTTCAGGATTACGGCCTATTGCGCCGCGGTATTTAAAAAATCCAATAGTGATCTGTTGCACCTGAAAACCGGTGATGATTATATTCATGTATTGCGCCGCTTTTTTAAAAGCCGGGTTAAAGGCAGTATTAAATAAAGAGTAAACAACGGATGTGTAAGAAAGGAGCCTGGATCATTGGGGTATTGTATCTGCTGACAGTGGTGCTGCCTGCTTCGCTTTATGCACAGGGGCCTTCAGTTACTGCTTCTGTTGATAAAAATAAAATACTGCTCGGAGAACCTGTTTTATTGACCCTTGAGATCCGTGGTTCGGCCAACAGCAAGGTACAACCCCTGAAGCTGGACTCAATTCCTCATTTTGAATTTTTATCAAAGGACAGCACTGTAAAAGAGGCACAGGGCGGGCAACAGATAATACGACAGTACTTCCGCATCACCAGCTTTGATTCCGGCCGCTGGGCCATCCCGCCGATCGTTCTCAGTCCGGAAGCCAAAACAGCTTCCATCCTGATGGATGTGGTGTTCACCGATCCGTTTGACCCCAGCCAGCCTTATCACGACATACAGGATATCCGGTCGGTGCCTTTCAAGCTCGGAAAGCAGTTTGAAAAA
It encodes the following:
- a CDS encoding PA0069 family radical SAM protein; protein product: MEKKLHQDHFKVSVSKKEEAQQYLQGRGAQINTPNRFLKNERVKEHIESIDDWEEANLPTQYLEQEAKTIVNKVESPDVGMGYSMNAYAGCEHGCIYCYARNVHEYWGYSAGLDFERKIIVKKNAPQLLRKQLMHPKWEPIPIMLSGNTDCYQPAEKKYRLTRGLLEVCNEFNQPVGILTKNAGILRDKDVLQEMAKKNIVRAMVSITSFNEDLRRVMEPRTTTALQRLKVIEELSSAGVTMGVMMGPMIPGLNEHEMQRIMKAASERGATFTAYTFIRLNGAIKFLFHDWLYKNFPDRADKIWHLIEQSHNGTVNDSRWGLRMRGEGSIAQIVAQQYAKYGKLYHMNEGETGMNQRAFRRPGQQGVLF
- a CDS encoding fatty acid desaturase family protein, which gives rise to MKMLSELTDPVYRTRESFNAYERFWLKWMNDKRDLPFIRLLTVIHLTVIPPAILLFTPLLTGWAWWAVAVPYFYLAQFYFKGRFGLMFHCLCHRKIFKPAYQQAAHTYITWVLCPLFGHAPEGYFSHHMGMHHVENNNEHDDSSTMYYQRDSLRCFFAYFFNFIFTGVKDTFRYLTQRNRRKLARRLSFGEITYLIFCIIMCFVNLKATLVVFLAPLLFARFVMMLGNWTQHSFIDRTNPEDLYTNSINCINTTYNQVCWNDGYHIIHHLRPGLHYTEMPGEFLKRKDEFASRKAIVFDGIHYLHIFIYLMTKQYNKLADNLVNINNMFETREQAIALMKERTRRIV
- a CDS encoding ribonuclease H-like YkuK family protein: MHNKTKQWRRLTGEKINTYIEDELLGVIQRERQMGSQLKVCIGTDSQVKGADTEFATAIVFIRKGRGGFMYLNNETTREKMSIRQRMMVEVARSIEVAYALSGVFNTHQVDMEVHVDINTDPMYKSNDALKEAIGYITGMGFAFKAKPEAFASSCCANKVVQ
- a CDS encoding DUF58 domain-containing protein, coding for MRTREEILKKVRELEIKSKKLATELFSGEYHSAFKGKGMSFKEVREYTPGDDVRFIDWNVSARIGHPYSKIFEEERELTVMLLIDISPSGLFGTSYGRKRDVAAEIAAVLSFSAVANADKVGAVFYSDKIEMYIPPKKGRQHALFIVREMLGLEPSGKGTSTATAIRFLTNAMKQGCIAFVLSDFIDANYEDALRVAGKKHDLIGIKLYDRMDKELPDAGLIQLMDAETGALQWVDSGNAYVRRKYEEEFFRITAYCAAVFKKSNSDLLHLKTGDDYIHVLRRFFKSRVKGSIK
- a CDS encoding AAA family ATPase, whose product is MAKTGEEIRQLNERIVGAGYFVDALRKEIGQVIVGQHHMLDRLLIGLLSNGHVLLEGVPGLAKTLTIKSLATAIQAGFNRIQFTPDLLPADVIGTLIYNQQQNEFVVRKGPIFANFILADEINRAPAKVQSALLEAMQERQVTIGDHTYKLDDPFLVLATQNPLEQEGTYPLPEAQVDRFIMKVIVRYPEMQEEQLILRYNVQGEQPPPIRPVVNIQEILDAKNLVREIYLDEKVERYILDIVFATRYPGRYQLEKLTPLISYGASPRGSINLALAGKAQAFLNKRGFVIPEDIRSVVYDVLRHRIGLTYEAEAENIAAENIIDEVLKAVNVP
- a CDS encoding NAD+ synthase, with amino-acid sequence MRIALAQQNYHIGNFEVNTGKIIAAIGKAREEQADLVVFTELCVCGYPPQDFLEFDDFIRACETAIQQIAASTSGIGVLIGAPCRNEKTEGKDLFNAAYLLEDGAVKGVVHKTLLPNYDIFDEYRYFEPADQWKVLEFRGKKLAVTICEDIWNMGENPLYGITPMDELIKEEPDLMINLSASPYNYAQDVVRNSIVKAHTLKYGLPMIYCNTVGSQTEVVFDGGSLVYDNKGNKVKECRYFEEDFYVLELEALLAGASPAVSETPTFFSASEVGLGKNTLEYLSDEKNIEEIYQALVLGIKDYFTKMGFTRAILGASGGIDSALVQALAVDALGKENVWAILMPSQYSTGHSVSDAEQLSRNLGNSYNMVPIKNIYDAFLGELEPIFKDLPFDVAEENIQSRSRGNLLMALSNKFGHILLNTSNKSELATGYGTLYGDMAGGIGVLGDVYKTQVYALARYINRNGAIIPEHIITKPPSAELRPGQKDSDSLPDYADLDTILVEYIEGRKGPREIAAMGYDRALVDRILKMVNRNEYKRKQFCPIIRVSYKAFGPGRRMPVVGKYLS